Genomic segment of Staphylococcus muscae:
AGGTGAACAAGAGGCAGCGCTCATTGCGCAACAAGTAGAGAGAATTCTTGAAACACAAAAAGTATATGATTTTGATTCAAAAGATTATCGTCCAGCGACTTATAAAGATATCGTCGTTTTAGAATCAAACACGTCTAATCTCAGAAACATTCAACAAGTGTTCAAAGATAGAAACATTCCATTTTATGCGAAAAGTAAAGATGGTTATTTTGAACAAACAGAAGTACGCTTGATGTTGTCATTTTTAAGAACGATAGACAATCCGTTACAAGATATTTATCTTGTCGGGTTAATGCGTTCAGTGATTTATCAATTTACTGAAGCTGAGTTAGCACAGATTCGAGTTGTTGCACCAAATGAAGATTATTTCTATCAAACAATGCAACAATATTTGGAAGCAGATGATGTATCATCTGAATTGCAACAAAAGGTGAGACGCTTTTTACAAGATTTAAATGTTTATCGCCGTTACAGTCAATCGCATCCTGTCTATCAATTGATTGATAAACTCTTTAATGATCATTATATTCCACAATATTTTAGTGGTTTAGTCGGTGGAGAAGGTCGCCGTGCAAACTTACATGGTCTATTCAATAAGGCGATTGAGTTTGATAATTCAAGCTATCGTGGGTTGTTTCAATTTATTCGCTTCATTGATGAAATGATAGACCGCGATCAAGATTTTGGAGAAGAAAATGTGATTGGTCCAAATGATGATGTGGTGAGATGGATGACAGTACACAGCAGTAAAGGTTTAGAATTTCCATTTGTCATCTATTCAGGACTTAGTAGAGAATTCAATAAGACAGATTTGCAAAAACCCGTCATGTTGAATCAATATGAAGGTTTAGGTCTTCAATACTATGATACAGAGCATAGTCTGTTCTATCCATCATTAATATCGATGAGTATTGAATTAATCAATCAGAAGGAACTTATTTCGGAAAGAATGCGTTTAATCTATGTAGCGTTAACTCGTGCAAAAGAACAGTTATATCTAATTGGAACAGTGGATGATACAGATGTATTAGAGCAATTGACAGCTTGGTCAGTGACTGACAATCGACTTGGAACGATTCAACGTTTTACAGCGAAAAGTGCTTTTGAACTCATATACAGTGTACTGAGTAAGCATAAGGCAACACATTTATTACCAAAACAACGATTTTCCCAAACAATCGATGAGTTACCGAATTATCTACAACCAACTGTCAAGATTCAGCATGTGGAAGCGCAAGATATTATCTCAATAGATGATGAGATATCTGATGCCAAAACACCATCTGTGACATTGTTAAATGAACGTCTGAAAAATGCAGATATGACATCAAAAGAAGCGGAAGAGATAAAAGAACGATTGTTGTTTGAATATCCACATCAAGTAGCTGTGACACATCCGTCAAAACAATCTGTTTCTGAACTGAAACGTCAATTAGAAACGGAACAAGCAGATACGAATTATGAACGTGTCCGTCAATATCGTCTTGGCGCTGTCACATATGAACGTCCTATTTTTATGCAGGAGCAACAGCGAAATGCTGCTGAAGTAGGAACGTTAATGCATACGGTGATGCAGCATTTGCCGTTTAAGGAAGAGCGACTGACAGAGCCAGAATTGTATGCTTACATTGATCGGTTAGTGGCACAAGCAATTATTGATGAAGAAGCAATTCAAGATATTAATATTGAAGAAGTGAAGCGATTTGTAGATAGTGACTTGTACTTGCGAATAGCGAAAAGTGATTCGATTTATCGTGAGTTACCATTTATCGTGAATCAAAATGCTGTTGAGTCAAAAGACAGAGAAGATGCGATTATTCAAGGGATGATTGATCTTGTTTTTGAAGAAGACGGTCATTATTATTTCGTTGACTATAAAACAGATGTTTTCGTTCGACGAAGAGGC
This window contains:
- the addA gene encoding helicase-exonuclease AddAB subunit AddA, encoding MIPTKPKDVQWTDAQWESIYAKDQDILVAAAAGSGKTAVLVERIIQRILRDDIDVDRLLVVTFTNASAREMRHRIEASIQKASIENPTNQHLKNQRAKIHQAHISTLHSFCLKLIQQHYDQIELDPNFRTASEVENVLLLNQAIDDVFEDHYKRLDPQFITLTEHLSSDRSDESLREIVKKMYYFSIANPQPFVWLNALDKPYRDNNAQQHYIEILDEYIQLYLEAAQDTLDQLYEQLELIGFCEEHIDLINKHRDFFRQLLSEAIIDQDKIRSFKYGRMPNRPAEVKEDPQLADAYKFFEKTFKRYKSYVERVKQFVGRDRQTLQQELTDLAPRVAYLAELTKDVIQKFELEKRARNIVDFADYEHMALRILLNEDGTPSEIADAYREQFDEILVDEYQDTNRVQEAIISSIKRGNESNGNLFMVGDVKQSIYKFRQADPSLFIEKYERFNQPEQSSGKRIDLSQNFRSRKEVLATTNYLFKHMMDPAIGEIDYDEAASLYDGASFDDMTHPVHLTTLLKDSSLDLNKGEQEAALIAQQVERILETQKVYDFDSKDYRPATYKDIVVLESNTSNLRNIQQVFKDRNIPFYAKSKDGYFEQTEVRLMLSFLRTIDNPLQDIYLVGLMRSVIYQFTEAELAQIRVVAPNEDYFYQTMQQYLEADDVSSELQQKVRRFLQDLNVYRRYSQSHPVYQLIDKLFNDHYIPQYFSGLVGGEGRRANLHGLFNKAIEFDNSSYRGLFQFIRFIDEMIDRDQDFGEENVIGPNDDVVRWMTVHSSKGLEFPFVIYSGLSREFNKTDLQKPVMLNQYEGLGLQYYDTEHSLFYPSLISMSIELINQKELISERMRLIYVALTRAKEQLYLIGTVDDTDVLEQLTAWSVTDNRLGTIQRFTAKSAFELIYSVLSKHKATHLLPKQRFSQTIDELPNYLQPTVKIQHVEAQDIISIDDEISDAKTPSVTLLNERLKNADMTSKEAEEIKERLLFEYPHQVAVTHPSKQSVSELKRQLETEQADTNYERVRQYRLGAVTYERPIFMQEQQRNAAEVGTLMHTVMQHLPFKEERLTEPELYAYIDRLVAQAIIDEEAIQDINIEEVKRFVDSDLYLRIAKSDSIYRELPFIVNQNAVESKDREDAIIQGMIDLVFEEDGHYYFVDYKTDVFVRRRGMTDEELGLQLKEKYRIQMKYYQQALEVILKQKVSGSLYFFKFGEITI